In a genomic window of Phalacrocorax aristotelis chromosome 8, bGulAri2.1, whole genome shotgun sequence:
- the CLK4 gene encoding dual specificity protein kinase CLK4 isoform X1: protein MYLFEHRIPAYNIQQRKLWQMRHSKQSHCPEWEDRKSWDERKHSSSRKRRKRSHSSGQESKHYKPNHISESHYLDDRAINERDHHDRRYVEEYRNDFCEVYDHRHYHRDYEKSHHHHYSKSSGRSRKSSHKRKHKRHHCSSHQSHSKSHRRKRSRSVEDDEEGHLICESGDVLRARYEIVATLGEGAFGKVVECIDHDMRGMHVAVKIVKNVGRYREAARSEIQVLEHLNSMDPSSTFRCVQMLEWFDHHGHVCIVFELLGLSTYDFIKENSFLPFHINDIRNMAYQICQSINFLHHNKLTHTDLKPENILFVESDYVVKYNAKMKRDERTLKNTDIKVVDFGSATFDDEHHSTLVSTRHYRAPEVILALGWSQPCDVWSIGCILIEYYLGFTVFQTHDSKEHLAMMERILGPLPAHMIKKSRKHYFHHDQLDWDEHSSAGRYVRRRCKPLKEFMHCQDTDHQSLFDLVRRMLEYDPAKRITLDEALQHPFFEPLNK, encoded by the exons aTGTACCTGTTTGAACACAGAATTCCTGCATATAACATCCAGCAACGGAAGCTG TGGCAGATGCGGCATTCAAAACAATCTCATTGTCCTGAATGGGAGGACAGAAAGAGCTGGGATGAAAGAAAGCACAGTAGCAGCCGTAAACGCAGGAAAAGGTCCCACAGCAGTGGACAAGAAAGCAAGCACTATAAACCAAatcacatttcagaaag tcatTATTTGGACGATAGAGCCATAAATGAAAGAGACCATCATGACCGGAGATATGTTGAGGAATACAGAAATGACTTCTGTGAAGTATATGACCACAGGCATTATCACAGAGACTATGAAAAGAGTCACCATCATCACTATAGCAAATCCTCTGGTCGGAGCAGGAAAAGTAGTCATAAAAGGAAGCATAAGAGACATCATTGCTCCAGTCACCAATCACATTCG AAGAGTCACCGAAGGAAAAGATCCAGGAGTGTAGAGGATGATGAGGAGGGTCACCTGATCTGTGAAAGTGGAGACGTTCTAAGAGCAAGAT ATGAAATTGTTGCGACTTTAGGAGAAGGAGCTTTTGGAAAAGTAGTGGAGTGCATAGATCATGATAT gagaGGAATGCATGTAGCAGTTAAAATAGTGAAAAATGTTGGTAGATACCGGGAAGCAGCCCGTTCAGAAATACAGGTGTTGGAACACTTGAACTCCATGGATCCAAGCAGCACTTT ccGCTGCGTCCAGATGCTGGAGTGGTTTGATCATCATGGCCACGTTTGCATTGTTTTTGAGCTGCTGGGACTTAGTACTTACGACTTTATTaaggaaaacagctttctgcCATTTCATATTAATGACATTAGAAATATGGCTTATCAAATTTGCCAGTCTATAAACT TTTTACACCATAATAAACTAACTCACACAGATTTAAAGCCTGAAAACATCTTGTTTGTGGAGTCTGATTATGTAGTGAAGTACAATGCCAAAATG aagCGAGATGAACgcactttaaaaaacacagacaTCAAAGTCGTTGATTTTGGAAGTGCAACTTTTGATGATGAGCATCACAGCACATTAGTGTCTACAAGACATTATAGAGCTCCTGAGGTTATTTTAG CACTGGGATGGTCGCAGCCTTGTGATGTTTGGAGTATCGGTTGTATTCTCATCGAGTATTACCTAGGATTTACGGTGTTTCAG ACCCATGATAGTAAAGAACACTTGGCTATGATGGAAAGAATACTAGGGCCTCTGCCAGCTCACATGATCAAGAAATCCAG AAAGCATTACTTTCACCATGACCAACTGGACTGGGATGAACACAGTTCTGCAGGACGATACGTTAGGAGACGCTGTAAGCCTTTAAAG gaattcATGCATTGCCAAGACACAGATCATCAAAGTCTGTTTGACCTTGTTCGGAGGATGCTGGAATATGATCCAGCCAAAAGAATTACTCTCGATGAAGCCTTGCAGCATCCTTTTTTTGAACcgttaaataaataa
- the CLK4 gene encoding dual specificity protein kinase CLK4 isoform X2 yields MKESTVAAVNAGKGPTAVDKKASTINQITFQKDEIVATLGEGAFGKVVECIDHDMRGMHVAVKIVKNVGRYREAARSEIQVLEHLNSMDPSSTFRCVQMLEWFDHHGHVCIVFELLGLSTYDFIKENSFLPFHINDIRNMAYQICQSINFLHHNKLTHTDLKPENILFVESDYVVKYNAKMKRDERTLKNTDIKVVDFGSATFDDEHHSTLVSTRHYRAPEVILALGWSQPCDVWSIGCILIEYYLGFTVFQTHDSKEHLAMMERILGPLPAHMIKKSRKHYFHHDQLDWDEHSSAGRYVRRRCKPLKEFMHCQDTDHQSLFDLVRRMLEYDPAKRITLDEALQHPFFEPLNK; encoded by the exons ATGAAAGAAAGCACAGTAGCAGCCGTAAACGCAGGAAAAGGTCCCACAGCAGTGGACAAGAAAGCAAGCACTATAAACCAAatcacatttcagaaag ATGAAATTGTTGCGACTTTAGGAGAAGGAGCTTTTGGAAAAGTAGTGGAGTGCATAGATCATGATAT gagaGGAATGCATGTAGCAGTTAAAATAGTGAAAAATGTTGGTAGATACCGGGAAGCAGCCCGTTCAGAAATACAGGTGTTGGAACACTTGAACTCCATGGATCCAAGCAGCACTTT ccGCTGCGTCCAGATGCTGGAGTGGTTTGATCATCATGGCCACGTTTGCATTGTTTTTGAGCTGCTGGGACTTAGTACTTACGACTTTATTaaggaaaacagctttctgcCATTTCATATTAATGACATTAGAAATATGGCTTATCAAATTTGCCAGTCTATAAACT TTTTACACCATAATAAACTAACTCACACAGATTTAAAGCCTGAAAACATCTTGTTTGTGGAGTCTGATTATGTAGTGAAGTACAATGCCAAAATG aagCGAGATGAACgcactttaaaaaacacagacaTCAAAGTCGTTGATTTTGGAAGTGCAACTTTTGATGATGAGCATCACAGCACATTAGTGTCTACAAGACATTATAGAGCTCCTGAGGTTATTTTAG CACTGGGATGGTCGCAGCCTTGTGATGTTTGGAGTATCGGTTGTATTCTCATCGAGTATTACCTAGGATTTACGGTGTTTCAG ACCCATGATAGTAAAGAACACTTGGCTATGATGGAAAGAATACTAGGGCCTCTGCCAGCTCACATGATCAAGAAATCCAG AAAGCATTACTTTCACCATGACCAACTGGACTGGGATGAACACAGTTCTGCAGGACGATACGTTAGGAGACGCTGTAAGCCTTTAAAG gaattcATGCATTGCCAAGACACAGATCATCAAAGTCTGTTTGACCTTGTTCGGAGGATGCTGGAATATGATCCAGCCAAAAGAATTACTCTCGATGAAGCCTTGCAGCATCCTTTTTTTGAACcgttaaataaataa
- the CLK4 gene encoding dual specificity protein kinase CLK4 isoform X3, producing the protein MRGMHVAVKIVKNVGRYREAARSEIQVLEHLNSMDPSSTFRCVQMLEWFDHHGHVCIVFELLGLSTYDFIKENSFLPFHINDIRNMAYQICQSINFLHHNKLTHTDLKPENILFVESDYVVKYNAKMKRDERTLKNTDIKVVDFGSATFDDEHHSTLVSTRHYRAPEVILALGWSQPCDVWSIGCILIEYYLGFTVFQTHDSKEHLAMMERILGPLPAHMIKKSRKHYFHHDQLDWDEHSSAGRYVRRRCKPLKEFMHCQDTDHQSLFDLVRRMLEYDPAKRITLDEALQHPFFEPLNK; encoded by the exons AT gagaGGAATGCATGTAGCAGTTAAAATAGTGAAAAATGTTGGTAGATACCGGGAAGCAGCCCGTTCAGAAATACAGGTGTTGGAACACTTGAACTCCATGGATCCAAGCAGCACTTT ccGCTGCGTCCAGATGCTGGAGTGGTTTGATCATCATGGCCACGTTTGCATTGTTTTTGAGCTGCTGGGACTTAGTACTTACGACTTTATTaaggaaaacagctttctgcCATTTCATATTAATGACATTAGAAATATGGCTTATCAAATTTGCCAGTCTATAAACT TTTTACACCATAATAAACTAACTCACACAGATTTAAAGCCTGAAAACATCTTGTTTGTGGAGTCTGATTATGTAGTGAAGTACAATGCCAAAATG aagCGAGATGAACgcactttaaaaaacacagacaTCAAAGTCGTTGATTTTGGAAGTGCAACTTTTGATGATGAGCATCACAGCACATTAGTGTCTACAAGACATTATAGAGCTCCTGAGGTTATTTTAG CACTGGGATGGTCGCAGCCTTGTGATGTTTGGAGTATCGGTTGTATTCTCATCGAGTATTACCTAGGATTTACGGTGTTTCAG ACCCATGATAGTAAAGAACACTTGGCTATGATGGAAAGAATACTAGGGCCTCTGCCAGCTCACATGATCAAGAAATCCAG AAAGCATTACTTTCACCATGACCAACTGGACTGGGATGAACACAGTTCTGCAGGACGATACGTTAGGAGACGCTGTAAGCCTTTAAAG gaattcATGCATTGCCAAGACACAGATCATCAAAGTCTGTTTGACCTTGTTCGGAGGATGCTGGAATATGATCCAGCCAAAAGAATTACTCTCGATGAAGCCTTGCAGCATCCTTTTTTTGAACcgttaaataaataa